The following nucleotide sequence is from Borrelia coriaceae.
TTCAGCCGTGTCTATCGTCTGCTTAGAATCATTAATAGCCACAAAATAGGTCTTGCCTTTATAATTATTAATAAGAGCAACTTTAATTTCAGAAGATGTAAGCAATTTCCTATATTCATCCAGCTCAGACTTAAAAAACTGAACATAAACATTACTTTCTCGCAATTTATTGATTAACTCAAGAGAAAAATATCCCCAACAAGATATAATATCTCTCTTATGAAACAATGACTGTTGCATATCTTTCAAATCTTTAATCTCAGAAGCTAAACTAATTATACTCTTTGCAATATCTAAAAAATTTTCATTTGAAGAGCTTAGAATCTTTACTTCAGAATCATCTCTAAGCAAAGACAAAGCCTGAATTAAAATTTCCCTATCCTTAACAACTTTTTCTAAAGATTCTGAAACTCTATTGCAAAAATTAATATGCACAACTCCCAATTCCCTTAAAATCTCAAGTGACTCTCTTTGATATTTTAATAAAGTCAAAATCAAAACTTTGCTCATTTTTACAATCATCAACACATCCCTATTTATTTGAAATTAAACTAGCTTTAGCCATCTTACCTCTTACAACAGCCGCCGTCTGCTGATCCCCAAGATAAACATTAATCTTTCTTATGTTAACTTTAGTAGCAGGTATCATAACTTTTTCAAATAAATTCACTCTTTGAGAAGTAGTATTAAGCTCGCACTCTAATAACCTGGTCTGCTCATTTAAAACCTCAAGCTCTGCATTTATCTGCACTACACTCTTAATAATCTCTATTCCTCTATCCACCCAACAAGGGGTTAATAAAAGATCATGTTTAATATCTTCATATTCAACAGAATCAAATACAGGAATAGTAATGCCTGCAATATTTGCAAAACTCTTTACCACTTTTTTAATTTGAACCCAATCTTGAAAAGTAAATCTTTCGCCAAATAAAGAAATCCAAGGCTTAATATCCTTCTTAAGCCTATCCTGCTCAAGCTTTTTAGTTTTCTTAAGAGCTTCAACTTTTCTAATTTCTAAATGAAGTTGTTGCTTCTTAAGCTGCAATGTGGGCAAATACCTATTAAACATTTTAAGGCTATCTTTCTGTTTTTTAAGCTCATTCTTAGTTAACTTAACTTTAGGCATTTCTAACCCTTTTTGAAAGACCAATATTTCTCTACAAGTTCTGTTCTAATTCCAGTTTCTCTAGGTTCAAAACAACTAGAGAGAATTTCCCAACCCAAATCCAAAGCCTCTTCCAAAGGAATATTAACAGACAAATCCATAAGCTTACTTTCAAACATACTACTGTACTTAATAAGCTTTTCATCCCATTCTGTCATATTAAATCCCATAGCTTTTTTCTCTATAGATTCCTTTGAAGATGCATAAAGCTTAATCATTGAATCCATAATCGTTCTATGATCATCTCTTGTGTTACCGTTCACCATTTGCTTAAGCCTTGAAAGAGAACCAAAAGGCTCAATTCTGCCGCCCTTTAAATAGTATTGCCCTTCAGTAATATACCCCGTATTATCAGGAACTGGATGAGTAATATCATCACCAGGCATTGTAGTAACTGCAAGTATAGTAATTGAACCTGCTCCTTCAAAATCAATAGCCTTTTCATATCTAGATGCAAGCTGAGAATATAAATCACCAGGATAACCTCTATTAGATGGAACCTGCTCCATAGTAATAGCAATTTCTTTCATAGCATCTGCAAAATTCGTCATATCAGTCAAAAGTACCAAAACCTTTTTACCTTGTAAAGCAAATTTCTCGGCAACAGCAAGAGAGATATCAGGAACTGTTAAAGACTCAACAACAGGATCATTAGCTGTATTTACAAAAAAGATTGTCCTACTTAAAGCACCACCCTTTTCAAGAGAATCTCTAAATGTCAAATAGTCATCATTTTTAAGCCCCATTCCCCCAAGAATAATTAAATCAACTTCCGCTTGAAGAGCTATTCTGACAAGGAGTTCGTTATAAGGCTCTCCTGATACAGAAAATATTGGTAATTTTTGAGATTCAACAAGAGTATTAAAAACATCTATCATGGGAAGTCCTGTTCTAATCATATTTCTTGGAACAATACGTTTTGCAGGATTAGCTGATGGACCTCCAATTTCAATTAAATTATCCTCAAGGCGCGGTCCTCCATCTCTCGGATTCCCAGCCCCATCAAAAATTCTACCAAGCAAATTCTCAGAAAATGTCACTTGCATTGGATGACCTA
It contains:
- a CDS encoding V-type ATP synthase subunit D — encoded protein: MPKVKLTKNELKKQKDSLKMFNRYLPTLQLKKQQLHLEIRKVEALKKTKKLEQDRLKKDIKPWISLFGERFTFQDWVQIKKVVKSFANIAGITIPVFDSVEYEDIKHDLLLTPCWVDRGIEIIKSVVQINAELEVLNEQTRLLECELNTTSQRVNLFEKVMIPATKVNIRKINVYLGDQQTAAVVRGKMAKASLISNK
- a CDS encoding V-type ATP synthase subunit B, whose protein sequence is MKRVYSKIESIVGNVITVMAENVKYGELAIVKSKDTSSLAEVIKLDRSQVSLQVYNGTIGISTSDEVKFLGHPMQVTFSENLLGRIFDGAGNPRDGGPRLEDNLIEIGGPSANPAKRIVPRNMIRTGLPMIDVFNTLVESQKLPIFSVSGEPYNELLVRIALQAEVDLIILGGMGLKNDDYLTFRDSLEKGGALSRTIFFVNTANDPVVESLTVPDISLAVAEKFALQGKKVLVLLTDMTNFADAMKEIAITMEQVPSNRGYPGDLYSQLASRYEKAIDFEGAGSITILAVTTMPGDDITHPVPDNTGYITEGQYYLKGGRIEPFGSLSRLKQMVNGNTRDDHRTIMDSMIKLYASSKESIEKKAMGFNMTEWDEKLIKYSSMFESKLMDLSVNIPLEEALDLGWEILSSCFEPRETGIRTELVEKYWSFKKG